The region ACTCGCCCTGAACGATCTGATCAGCTGGGATCGAAACGAGGCGCTCGGGGATCCCGATAAGCACCTTCCTCCGGGTCGATCGGTCTCGCGTGACGAATGCCTGGCGCTCTTTCCGGGGCTCGAGCCCTCGGGGCTTACCGGCGGGATTCTCTGGTACGACGCGCAAATGTACAACTCGGACCGGCTCACGCTTTCTTTCGTCTTGTCGGCTGCCAACGAGGGCGCGGTCGTGGCGAACCACGTCGAGGCGACGGGGTTCTTGATGAAAGGCGAGCGGATTCAGGGAGTAACCGCGCGCGATCGTCTGAGCGATTCCTCGGGACTCGAGATTCGAGCCCGGCTGGTGGTCAACGCCGCGGGACCGTGGGTGGATCGGGTCATCGCGAAGACCGAGCGTTCTCGTGCCCCGATGTTCCGCTTTTCGAAAGCCGTGAATCTGGTCACCCGTCCGGTGGTCAAAAGCCTCGCCCTCGGGATCACGAGCCGGAGAAACGGCAAGTTTCTTTGTCTCGTACCCTGGCGTGGGGTCTCGCTGGTGGGCACGAGTCACGGCCCTCACACCGGGGACCCGGACGGTCTCGAGGCGTCCGAATTGGATGTCCGGGATCTGATCGACGACGTAAACGACGCATACCCGACTGCGGAGCTTCGGCGTGAAGACGTTCGCCTGATACATCGCGGGCTGCTTCCAATGGCAGGGTCGTCGCGCAACGGGAGCGTGAGACTACTCAAGAGCTACCGAATCGATGTTCACCTCGAACGGCTGATCTCCGTCGTCGGTGTCAAGTACACCACCGCACGTGACGTGGCGGCGAAGACGGTAGACAGGGGCCTGGCTCTCCTTGGACGGCCCTTCGTCGAATCGCGCTCGGGATTGGTGCCTCTATGGGGAGGAGACATGCCGGCGTTCACCGACCTGGTGCGGTCCATGACCGCGCCCGGCGACGAGGAGACCCGCCGGCATTTGGCACTTACGTACGGCACGCGTTTCCGGGACGTCCTTGCCGCCGGTGGATTGAATCAGGTCTGTGTGGAGTGTCCGGTGCTCGCCTGCGAGATTCGGCACGCGGTTCGGGAGGAGATGGCCTGCGATCTCGCGTCGGTGGTTCTGCGCCGTACGGAGCTGGGCACGGCGGGCCATCCGGGACGGGCCTGCCTCGAGCGCGTCGCGGACATCGTTGCCGAGGAGCTATCCTGGGACGAGGAGCGGCGAGCTTCGGAAATCGCGGCAGTGGAACGCTTCTATAAACTGAGGAGCTAGCTTGGCCAAACAGGAGATCGGTGCGTTTCACAGCCTGGCGAGGGCCATGCGGTCCTGGCGGACGGCGTCCGTCTCCCTTCTGTCTTTTTCCTCGGGTCTTCCGCTGGGTCTCGTGTGGTACTCGATTCCCGACTGGATGCGCAGCATCGGCGTCGATATCCGCATCGTCGGGCTCTTCACGCTGGCGCAGGCGCCCTGGGCGTTCAAGGTTTTGTGGTCGCCGCTCATGGATCGATTCGTTCCCGCGTTCTGGGGACGTCGCCGCGGCTGGATGGCGCTCGCACAGCTCGCCCTCGCCGCATCGAGTCTGTTGCTTGCGGGCGTGGGCGACCGGCCGGAGGCTATCTGGGTCGTTGGAGCCCTGGCTCTTGCCATCGCACTGGCGTCGGCCACTCAGGACATCGCCTACGACGCTTACGCGGTGGAAGTTTTGCACGACGACGAGCAAGGAGCTGCCGTGGGGGCAAAGACGGCGATGTACCGAGCGGCGATGATGGTCGCTGGCGGGTTGTCGATCACCCTCGCCGCTCGATGGGGCTGGGGGGTCGTAAACGCTCTCCTCGCGTTGTGCTATGTGCCGATGCTGGCTCTGACGTGGAAAGCGCCCGAGCCCGAAGAGAAGCAACAGCCTCCGAGAACCTTGCGCGATGCGGTCTGGCAGCCTTTTCTCGGCTTTCTCTCTCGCCACCGGGCGCTCGAGATCCTGGCTTTCGTGCTGCTCTACAAGTTCGCCGATCAGCTTGCCCAGGCGCTGACGCGCCCATTTCTCATCGACATGGGATACGACGCGAATCACCGGGGAGTTGCCCTCTCCACCGTTGGCATGGTCGCCACCATCGTGGGAGCGTTCATGGGAGGGTGGGTCACCACGCTCGTCGGTCTCGGGCATTCATTGTGGATCTTCGGCCTGCTCCAGATATTCTCGAACGTCGGGTACTTCTTGCTCGCTGGCCTCGAAGGGCCGAACCTCGTTGGGATGTATGCGGCCACCAGCTTCGAGCTCTTGACGTCGGGACTCGGTACGGGCGCTTTCCTCGTTCTGTTGCTTCGCATGAC is a window of Vicinamibacteria bacterium DNA encoding:
- a CDS encoding glycerol-3-phosphate dehydrogenase/oxidase, translating into MKRDVAALSSREFDLVIVGAGVYGAAIAWDAVLRGLSVALIDRNDFGSETSFNSLKTVHGGIRYLQSADLKRIRESVRERRTLLAIAPHLVHPLPFLVPTYRGSFRRSRSMMRAALALNDLISWDRNEALGDPDKHLPPGRSVSRDECLALFPGLEPSGLTGGILWYDAQMYNSDRLTLSFVLSAANEGAVVANHVEATGFLMKGERIQGVTARDRLSDSSGLEIRARLVVNAAGPWVDRVIAKTERSRAPMFRFSKAVNLVTRPVVKSLALGITSRRNGKFLCLVPWRGVSLVGTSHGPHTGDPDGLEASELDVRDLIDDVNDAYPTAELRREDVRLIHRGLLPMAGSSRNGSVRLLKSYRIDVHLERLISVVGVKYTTARDVAAKTVDRGLALLGRPFVESRSGLVPLWGGDMPAFTDLVRSMTAPGDEETRRHLALTYGTRFRDVLAAGGLNQVCVECPVLACEIRHAVREEMACDLASVVLRRTELGTAGHPGRACLERVADIVAEELSWDEERRASEIAAVERFYKLRS
- a CDS encoding MFS transporter; amino-acid sequence: MAKQEIGAFHSLARAMRSWRTASVSLLSFSSGLPLGLVWYSIPDWMRSIGVDIRIVGLFTLAQAPWAFKVLWSPLMDRFVPAFWGRRRGWMALAQLALAASSLLLAGVGDRPEAIWVVGALALAIALASATQDIAYDAYAVEVLHDDEQGAAVGAKTAMYRAAMMVAGGLSITLAARWGWGVVNALLALCYVPMLALTWKAPEPEEKQQPPRTLRDAVWQPFLGFLSRHRALEILAFVLLYKFADQLAQALTRPFLIDMGYDANHRGVALSTVGMVATIVGAFMGGWVTTLVGLGHSLWIFGLLQIFSNVGYFLLAGLEGPNLVGMYAATSFELLTSGLGTGAFLVLLLRMTQKRFSATQYALFSSLFALPRLLAGPVSGFAVDAIGWQTFFLSTMAMGIPGLVMLYRF